From a single Oncorhynchus tshawytscha isolate Ot180627B linkage group LG29, Otsh_v2.0, whole genome shotgun sequence genomic region:
- the myl12.1 gene encoding myosin regulatory light polypeptide 9, with translation MSSKRAKGKTTKKRPQRATSNVFAMFDQSQIQEFKEAFNMIDQNRDGFVDKEDLHDMLASLGKNPSDEYLEAMMTEAPGPINFTMFLTMFGEKLNGTDPEDVIRNAFACFDEEGTGVIQEEYLRELLTTMGDRFTDEEVDELFREAPIDKKSNFNYVEFTRILKHGAKDKDD, from the exons ATGTCGAGCAAACGGGCAAAGGGAAAGACCACCAAGAAGCGCCCCCAGCGTGCTACTAGCAATGTGTTCGCTATGTTTGACCAGTCTCAGATCCAGGAGTTCAAGGAGGCCTTCAACATGATTGACCAGAACCGTGATGGGTTTGTCGACAAGGAGGATCTGCATGACATGCTAGCCTCACTGG GGAAGAACCCGTCTGATGAGTACCTGGAGGCTATGATGACTGAAGCTCCTGGGCCCATCAACTTCACCATGTTCCTCACCATGTTTGGTGAGAAGCTCAACGGCACGGACCCTGAGGACGTAATCAGAAATGCTTTTGCCTGCTTCGACGAAGAGGGTACAG GTGTCATCCAGGAGGAATACCTCAGAGAGCTGCTAACCACCATGGGTGACCGCTTCACAGACGAGGAAGTGGACGAGCTCTTCAGGGAGGCACCCATTGACAAAAAGAGCAACTTCAACTATGTGGAGTTCACGCGCATCCTAAAACACGGAGCCAAGGATAAGGACGATTAA
- the fastkd3 gene encoding FAST kinase domain-containing protein 3, mitochondrial isoform X3, translating to MTFCALRFELPLESWNRAMALKVIKRLQLLRQTGAHLCPPGELSRTRILSVPIGEPMCVACLWTSADRCIQRQGCRKLSQPDCGRMSLSTITKDPFYTTGSVSLHKDSVPRFCLSQLHRPTDAEEKAFHDRLVSCSSSRQVLRLLRTVEIMSDTMAAAALHRVADIEQDGISLKDPKVLEEDTLRALCCQLERDSGRLTEAGLVSALLACTRLYVDPWSTLVVRLVSESQERLDRGQMSVGQLCTLGQALLALEGPGCGMLEQLMVQLQRQGPGQWSLVELTAVYRLLQAGVGEEGRYQDLLNAMHTYTVSVTSRMDPPAISSVLSALVVLNQTQAMPLVISLCKQAVRHIPNFRDEELGLVLGALMHFGHSDHFLVEAMERHVPKMTFTSHPETVTKVMQYFGRRNILSLPVFDAVAESFVYRADEYSTSQVARQIMPFGKLGYLPPNAGEVFRKVEAILHARFSHFQPRTLLNLLHSCILVERFPVNFVSKVFNRYFLQQLQEQGSGVDRIVLAQLTQLYMTVKLECPFYEGPRLLPKYRVKSFLTPGRSLETPVDGHLYNYVKTGLVDLLGARTYFASRVLTPYCYTLDVEIKLDEEGYVLPASQIDDIYKRIAVCVDGHKRFTVNTRQLLGKEAIKQRHLRLLGYEVVQIPYYEFENLWNKTEVVEYLHKKIFPLSYRLSW from the exons ATGACATTTTGTGCTCTCCG GTTTGAACTGCCTCTTGAGTCCTGGAACAGAGCCATGGCTTTAAAGGTGATCAAGAGGCTTCAACTTCTCAGGCAGACAGGGGCACACCTCTGTCCTCCAGGCGAGCTGAGTCGCACCAGAATCCTGAGTGTTCCGATAGGGGAGCCCATGTGTGTGGCGTGTCTATGGACCTCAGCGGACCGCTGTATCCAGAGGCAGGGCTGTCGGAAACTCAGTCAGCCAGACTGTGGGAGGATGAGTTTGTCCACCATTACCAAGGACCCTTTCTACACCACTGGGTCAGTCAGCCTCCACAAAGACTCAGTCCCCAGGTTCTGTCTGAGTCAGCTGCACCGGCCCACTGATGCAGAGGAGAAGGCCTTCCATGACCGCCTGGTTAGCTGCTCTTCCTCCAGACAGGTGCTGAGACTCCTCCGCACGGTGGAGATTATGTCCGACACCATGGCAGCTGCAGCCCTGCACCGCGTGGCTGACATAGAGCAGGATGGCATCTCCCTGAAGGACCCCAAAGTGCTGGAAGAGGACACTCTCAGGGCCCTGTGCTGCCAGCTGGAGCGGGACTCTGGGCGTCTGACGGAGGCCGGGTTGGTTTCTGCCCTGCTGGCCTGCACACGCCTCTATGTGGACCCCTGGAGCACGCTGGTGGTTCGGCTGGTGTCAGAGAGCCAGGAGCGGCTGGACAGGGGCCAGATGAGCGTGGGCCAGCTGTGCACCCTGGGCCAGGCCCTGCTGGCCCTGGAGGGCCCTGGCTGTGGGATGCTGGAGCAGCTGATGGTGCAGTTACAGAGGCAGGGGCCTGGTCAGTGGAGCCTGGTAGAACTCACTGCAGTATACAGACTGCTGCAGGctggagtaggggaggagggtCGCTACCAGGACCTCCTAAACGCTATGCACACCTACACTGTGTCAGTCACCTCACGTATGGACCCCCCTGCTATCAGCAGTGTGCTTAGTGCTTTGGTGGTCCTGAACCAGACCCAGGCCATGCCCCTGGTTATTAGCTTGTGTAAGCAGGCGGTCAGGCACATACCCAACTTCAGAGACGAGGAGCTGGGTCTAGTGCTCGGGGCGCTCATGCACTTCGGCCACAGCGACCACTTCTTGGTGGAGGCCATGGAGAGGCATGTGCCCAAGATGACGTTCACGTCCCACCCAGAGACAGTGACCAAGGTGATGCAGTATTTTGGGCGTCGGAACATCCTGTCGCTGCCAGTGTTTGACGCGGTGGCAGAGAGCTTTGTGTACCGGGCAGACGAATACAGCACCAGCCAAGTGGCCAGGCAGATCATGCCGTTCGGGAagctgggctacctgccgcccaacgccgGGGAGGTGTTTCGGAAGGTGGAGGCCATCCTGCACGCACGCTTTTCTCACTTCCAGCCCCGGACACTCCTCAACCTGCTGCACTCCTGCATCCTGGTAGAGCGGTTCCCTGTTAACTTTGTGTCCAAGGTCTTCAACCGCTACTTCCTCCAGCAACTACAAG AGCAAGGCTCAGGGGTTGACCGGATTGTTCTGGCACAACTGACCCAACTCTACATGACTGTGAAGCTTGAATGCCCTTTCTATGAG GGTCCGAGGCTCCTTCCTAAGTACCGTGTCAAGTCTTTCCTAACTCCTGGTCGGTCTCTGGAGACGCCGGTTGACGGACACCTCTACAACTATGTGAAAACTGGCCTGGTGGATCTACTAGGAGCCCGCACCTACTTCGCTTCCAGAGTCCTCACTCCATACTGCTACACGCTAG ATGTGGAAATAAAGCTTGACGAGGAAGGATACGTATTGCCTGCCAGTCAAATCGATGATATCTACAAGAG GATAGCAGTTTGCGTCGACGGCCACAAGAGGTTCACTGTGAACACAAGACAGCTGCTAGGGAAAGAGGCCATCAAGCAGCGGCACCTGAGGCTTCTGGGATACGAAGTTGTTCAG ATTCCTTACTATGAATTTGAAAATCTTTGGAACAAGACTGAGGTTGTTGAATACCTTCACAAGAAGATCTTCCCCCTCAGCTATAGGCTCAGTTGGTGA
- the fastkd3 gene encoding FAST kinase domain-containing protein 3, mitochondrial isoform X2, protein MLRAVAGLITTSKPRFELPLESWNRAMALKVIKRLQLLRQTGAHLCPPGELSRTRILSVPIGEPMCVACLWTSADRCIQRQGCRKLSQPDCGRMSLSTITKDPFYTTGSVSLHKDSVPRFCLSQLHRPTDAEEKAFHDRLVSCSSSRQVLRLLRTVEIMSDTMAAAALHRVADIEQDGISLKDPKVLEEDTLRALCCQLERDSGRLTEAGLVSALLACTRLYVDPWSTLVVRLVSESQERLDRGQMSVGQLCTLGQALLALEGPGCGMLEQLMVQLQRQGPGQWSLVELTAVYRLLQAGVGEEGRYQDLLNAMHTYTVSVTSRMDPPAISSVLSALVVLNQTQAMPLVISLCKQAVRHIPNFRDEELGLVLGALMHFGHSDHFLVEAMERHVPKMTFTSHPETVTKVMQYFGRRNILSLPVFDAVAESFVYRADEYSTSQVARQIMPFGKLGYLPPNAGEVFRKVEAILHARFSHFQPRTLLNLLHSCILVERFPVNFVSKVFNRYFLQQLQEQGSGVDRIVLAQLTQLYMTVKLECPFYEGPRLLPKYRVKSFLTPGRSLETPVDGHLYNYVKTGLVDLLGARTYFASRVLTPYCYTLDVEIKLDEEGYVLPASQIDDIYKRIAVCVDGHKRFTVNTRQLLGKEAIKQRHLRLLGYEVVQIPYYEFENLWNKTEVVEYLHKKIFPLSYRLSW, encoded by the exons ATGCTGCGTGCAGTCGCTGGTTTGATAACCACCAGCAAGCCAAG GTTTGAACTGCCTCTTGAGTCCTGGAACAGAGCCATGGCTTTAAAGGTGATCAAGAGGCTTCAACTTCTCAGGCAGACAGGGGCACACCTCTGTCCTCCAGGCGAGCTGAGTCGCACCAGAATCCTGAGTGTTCCGATAGGGGAGCCCATGTGTGTGGCGTGTCTATGGACCTCAGCGGACCGCTGTATCCAGAGGCAGGGCTGTCGGAAACTCAGTCAGCCAGACTGTGGGAGGATGAGTTTGTCCACCATTACCAAGGACCCTTTCTACACCACTGGGTCAGTCAGCCTCCACAAAGACTCAGTCCCCAGGTTCTGTCTGAGTCAGCTGCACCGGCCCACTGATGCAGAGGAGAAGGCCTTCCATGACCGCCTGGTTAGCTGCTCTTCCTCCAGACAGGTGCTGAGACTCCTCCGCACGGTGGAGATTATGTCCGACACCATGGCAGCTGCAGCCCTGCACCGCGTGGCTGACATAGAGCAGGATGGCATCTCCCTGAAGGACCCCAAAGTGCTGGAAGAGGACACTCTCAGGGCCCTGTGCTGCCAGCTGGAGCGGGACTCTGGGCGTCTGACGGAGGCCGGGTTGGTTTCTGCCCTGCTGGCCTGCACACGCCTCTATGTGGACCCCTGGAGCACGCTGGTGGTTCGGCTGGTGTCAGAGAGCCAGGAGCGGCTGGACAGGGGCCAGATGAGCGTGGGCCAGCTGTGCACCCTGGGCCAGGCCCTGCTGGCCCTGGAGGGCCCTGGCTGTGGGATGCTGGAGCAGCTGATGGTGCAGTTACAGAGGCAGGGGCCTGGTCAGTGGAGCCTGGTAGAACTCACTGCAGTATACAGACTGCTGCAGGctggagtaggggaggagggtCGCTACCAGGACCTCCTAAACGCTATGCACACCTACACTGTGTCAGTCACCTCACGTATGGACCCCCCTGCTATCAGCAGTGTGCTTAGTGCTTTGGTGGTCCTGAACCAGACCCAGGCCATGCCCCTGGTTATTAGCTTGTGTAAGCAGGCGGTCAGGCACATACCCAACTTCAGAGACGAGGAGCTGGGTCTAGTGCTCGGGGCGCTCATGCACTTCGGCCACAGCGACCACTTCTTGGTGGAGGCCATGGAGAGGCATGTGCCCAAGATGACGTTCACGTCCCACCCAGAGACAGTGACCAAGGTGATGCAGTATTTTGGGCGTCGGAACATCCTGTCGCTGCCAGTGTTTGACGCGGTGGCAGAGAGCTTTGTGTACCGGGCAGACGAATACAGCACCAGCCAAGTGGCCAGGCAGATCATGCCGTTCGGGAagctgggctacctgccgcccaacgccgGGGAGGTGTTTCGGAAGGTGGAGGCCATCCTGCACGCACGCTTTTCTCACTTCCAGCCCCGGACACTCCTCAACCTGCTGCACTCCTGCATCCTGGTAGAGCGGTTCCCTGTTAACTTTGTGTCCAAGGTCTTCAACCGCTACTTCCTCCAGCAACTACAAG AGCAAGGCTCAGGGGTTGACCGGATTGTTCTGGCACAACTGACCCAACTCTACATGACTGTGAAGCTTGAATGCCCTTTCTATGAG GGTCCGAGGCTCCTTCCTAAGTACCGTGTCAAGTCTTTCCTAACTCCTGGTCGGTCTCTGGAGACGCCGGTTGACGGACACCTCTACAACTATGTGAAAACTGGCCTGGTGGATCTACTAGGAGCCCGCACCTACTTCGCTTCCAGAGTCCTCACTCCATACTGCTACACGCTAG ATGTGGAAATAAAGCTTGACGAGGAAGGATACGTATTGCCTGCCAGTCAAATCGATGATATCTACAAGAG GATAGCAGTTTGCGTCGACGGCCACAAGAGGTTCACTGTGAACACAAGACAGCTGCTAGGGAAAGAGGCCATCAAGCAGCGGCACCTGAGGCTTCTGGGATACGAAGTTGTTCAG ATTCCTTACTATGAATTTGAAAATCTTTGGAACAAGACTGAGGTTGTTGAATACCTTCACAAGAAGATCTTCCCCCTCAGCTATAGGCTCAGTTGGTGA
- the fastkd3 gene encoding FAST kinase domain-containing protein 3, mitochondrial isoform X1 yields MGHSMETILLSILLRFELPLESWNRAMALKVIKRLQLLRQTGAHLCPPGELSRTRILSVPIGEPMCVACLWTSADRCIQRQGCRKLSQPDCGRMSLSTITKDPFYTTGSVSLHKDSVPRFCLSQLHRPTDAEEKAFHDRLVSCSSSRQVLRLLRTVEIMSDTMAAAALHRVADIEQDGISLKDPKVLEEDTLRALCCQLERDSGRLTEAGLVSALLACTRLYVDPWSTLVVRLVSESQERLDRGQMSVGQLCTLGQALLALEGPGCGMLEQLMVQLQRQGPGQWSLVELTAVYRLLQAGVGEEGRYQDLLNAMHTYTVSVTSRMDPPAISSVLSALVVLNQTQAMPLVISLCKQAVRHIPNFRDEELGLVLGALMHFGHSDHFLVEAMERHVPKMTFTSHPETVTKVMQYFGRRNILSLPVFDAVAESFVYRADEYSTSQVARQIMPFGKLGYLPPNAGEVFRKVEAILHARFSHFQPRTLLNLLHSCILVERFPVNFVSKVFNRYFLQQLQEQGSGVDRIVLAQLTQLYMTVKLECPFYEGPRLLPKYRVKSFLTPGRSLETPVDGHLYNYVKTGLVDLLGARTYFASRVLTPYCYTLDVEIKLDEEGYVLPASQIDDIYKRIAVCVDGHKRFTVNTRQLLGKEAIKQRHLRLLGYEVVQIPYYEFENLWNKTEVVEYLHKKIFPLSYRLSW; encoded by the exons ATGGGACATTCCATGGAAACCATCTTGCTATCCATCTTACTGCG GTTTGAACTGCCTCTTGAGTCCTGGAACAGAGCCATGGCTTTAAAGGTGATCAAGAGGCTTCAACTTCTCAGGCAGACAGGGGCACACCTCTGTCCTCCAGGCGAGCTGAGTCGCACCAGAATCCTGAGTGTTCCGATAGGGGAGCCCATGTGTGTGGCGTGTCTATGGACCTCAGCGGACCGCTGTATCCAGAGGCAGGGCTGTCGGAAACTCAGTCAGCCAGACTGTGGGAGGATGAGTTTGTCCACCATTACCAAGGACCCTTTCTACACCACTGGGTCAGTCAGCCTCCACAAAGACTCAGTCCCCAGGTTCTGTCTGAGTCAGCTGCACCGGCCCACTGATGCAGAGGAGAAGGCCTTCCATGACCGCCTGGTTAGCTGCTCTTCCTCCAGACAGGTGCTGAGACTCCTCCGCACGGTGGAGATTATGTCCGACACCATGGCAGCTGCAGCCCTGCACCGCGTGGCTGACATAGAGCAGGATGGCATCTCCCTGAAGGACCCCAAAGTGCTGGAAGAGGACACTCTCAGGGCCCTGTGCTGCCAGCTGGAGCGGGACTCTGGGCGTCTGACGGAGGCCGGGTTGGTTTCTGCCCTGCTGGCCTGCACACGCCTCTATGTGGACCCCTGGAGCACGCTGGTGGTTCGGCTGGTGTCAGAGAGCCAGGAGCGGCTGGACAGGGGCCAGATGAGCGTGGGCCAGCTGTGCACCCTGGGCCAGGCCCTGCTGGCCCTGGAGGGCCCTGGCTGTGGGATGCTGGAGCAGCTGATGGTGCAGTTACAGAGGCAGGGGCCTGGTCAGTGGAGCCTGGTAGAACTCACTGCAGTATACAGACTGCTGCAGGctggagtaggggaggagggtCGCTACCAGGACCTCCTAAACGCTATGCACACCTACACTGTGTCAGTCACCTCACGTATGGACCCCCCTGCTATCAGCAGTGTGCTTAGTGCTTTGGTGGTCCTGAACCAGACCCAGGCCATGCCCCTGGTTATTAGCTTGTGTAAGCAGGCGGTCAGGCACATACCCAACTTCAGAGACGAGGAGCTGGGTCTAGTGCTCGGGGCGCTCATGCACTTCGGCCACAGCGACCACTTCTTGGTGGAGGCCATGGAGAGGCATGTGCCCAAGATGACGTTCACGTCCCACCCAGAGACAGTGACCAAGGTGATGCAGTATTTTGGGCGTCGGAACATCCTGTCGCTGCCAGTGTTTGACGCGGTGGCAGAGAGCTTTGTGTACCGGGCAGACGAATACAGCACCAGCCAAGTGGCCAGGCAGATCATGCCGTTCGGGAagctgggctacctgccgcccaacgccgGGGAGGTGTTTCGGAAGGTGGAGGCCATCCTGCACGCACGCTTTTCTCACTTCCAGCCCCGGACACTCCTCAACCTGCTGCACTCCTGCATCCTGGTAGAGCGGTTCCCTGTTAACTTTGTGTCCAAGGTCTTCAACCGCTACTTCCTCCAGCAACTACAAG AGCAAGGCTCAGGGGTTGACCGGATTGTTCTGGCACAACTGACCCAACTCTACATGACTGTGAAGCTTGAATGCCCTTTCTATGAG GGTCCGAGGCTCCTTCCTAAGTACCGTGTCAAGTCTTTCCTAACTCCTGGTCGGTCTCTGGAGACGCCGGTTGACGGACACCTCTACAACTATGTGAAAACTGGCCTGGTGGATCTACTAGGAGCCCGCACCTACTTCGCTTCCAGAGTCCTCACTCCATACTGCTACACGCTAG ATGTGGAAATAAAGCTTGACGAGGAAGGATACGTATTGCCTGCCAGTCAAATCGATGATATCTACAAGAG GATAGCAGTTTGCGTCGACGGCCACAAGAGGTTCACTGTGAACACAAGACAGCTGCTAGGGAAAGAGGCCATCAAGCAGCGGCACCTGAGGCTTCTGGGATACGAAGTTGTTCAG ATTCCTTACTATGAATTTGAAAATCTTTGGAACAAGACTGAGGTTGTTGAATACCTTCACAAGAAGATCTTCCCCCTCAGCTATAGGCTCAGTTGGTGA
- the fastkd3 gene encoding FAST kinase domain-containing protein 3, mitochondrial isoform X4 — protein sequence MALKVIKRLQLLRQTGAHLCPPGELSRTRILSVPIGEPMCVACLWTSADRCIQRQGCRKLSQPDCGRMSLSTITKDPFYTTGSVSLHKDSVPRFCLSQLHRPTDAEEKAFHDRLVSCSSSRQVLRLLRTVEIMSDTMAAAALHRVADIEQDGISLKDPKVLEEDTLRALCCQLERDSGRLTEAGLVSALLACTRLYVDPWSTLVVRLVSESQERLDRGQMSVGQLCTLGQALLALEGPGCGMLEQLMVQLQRQGPGQWSLVELTAVYRLLQAGVGEEGRYQDLLNAMHTYTVSVTSRMDPPAISSVLSALVVLNQTQAMPLVISLCKQAVRHIPNFRDEELGLVLGALMHFGHSDHFLVEAMERHVPKMTFTSHPETVTKVMQYFGRRNILSLPVFDAVAESFVYRADEYSTSQVARQIMPFGKLGYLPPNAGEVFRKVEAILHARFSHFQPRTLLNLLHSCILVERFPVNFVSKVFNRYFLQQLQEQGSGVDRIVLAQLTQLYMTVKLECPFYEGPRLLPKYRVKSFLTPGRSLETPVDGHLYNYVKTGLVDLLGARTYFASRVLTPYCYTLDVEIKLDEEGYVLPASQIDDIYKRIAVCVDGHKRFTVNTRQLLGKEAIKQRHLRLLGYEVVQIPYYEFENLWNKTEVVEYLHKKIFPLSYRLSW from the exons ATGGCTTTAAAGGTGATCAAGAGGCTTCAACTTCTCAGGCAGACAGGGGCACACCTCTGTCCTCCAGGCGAGCTGAGTCGCACCAGAATCCTGAGTGTTCCGATAGGGGAGCCCATGTGTGTGGCGTGTCTATGGACCTCAGCGGACCGCTGTATCCAGAGGCAGGGCTGTCGGAAACTCAGTCAGCCAGACTGTGGGAGGATGAGTTTGTCCACCATTACCAAGGACCCTTTCTACACCACTGGGTCAGTCAGCCTCCACAAAGACTCAGTCCCCAGGTTCTGTCTGAGTCAGCTGCACCGGCCCACTGATGCAGAGGAGAAGGCCTTCCATGACCGCCTGGTTAGCTGCTCTTCCTCCAGACAGGTGCTGAGACTCCTCCGCACGGTGGAGATTATGTCCGACACCATGGCAGCTGCAGCCCTGCACCGCGTGGCTGACATAGAGCAGGATGGCATCTCCCTGAAGGACCCCAAAGTGCTGGAAGAGGACACTCTCAGGGCCCTGTGCTGCCAGCTGGAGCGGGACTCTGGGCGTCTGACGGAGGCCGGGTTGGTTTCTGCCCTGCTGGCCTGCACACGCCTCTATGTGGACCCCTGGAGCACGCTGGTGGTTCGGCTGGTGTCAGAGAGCCAGGAGCGGCTGGACAGGGGCCAGATGAGCGTGGGCCAGCTGTGCACCCTGGGCCAGGCCCTGCTGGCCCTGGAGGGCCCTGGCTGTGGGATGCTGGAGCAGCTGATGGTGCAGTTACAGAGGCAGGGGCCTGGTCAGTGGAGCCTGGTAGAACTCACTGCAGTATACAGACTGCTGCAGGctggagtaggggaggagggtCGCTACCAGGACCTCCTAAACGCTATGCACACCTACACTGTGTCAGTCACCTCACGTATGGACCCCCCTGCTATCAGCAGTGTGCTTAGTGCTTTGGTGGTCCTGAACCAGACCCAGGCCATGCCCCTGGTTATTAGCTTGTGTAAGCAGGCGGTCAGGCACATACCCAACTTCAGAGACGAGGAGCTGGGTCTAGTGCTCGGGGCGCTCATGCACTTCGGCCACAGCGACCACTTCTTGGTGGAGGCCATGGAGAGGCATGTGCCCAAGATGACGTTCACGTCCCACCCAGAGACAGTGACCAAGGTGATGCAGTATTTTGGGCGTCGGAACATCCTGTCGCTGCCAGTGTTTGACGCGGTGGCAGAGAGCTTTGTGTACCGGGCAGACGAATACAGCACCAGCCAAGTGGCCAGGCAGATCATGCCGTTCGGGAagctgggctacctgccgcccaacgccgGGGAGGTGTTTCGGAAGGTGGAGGCCATCCTGCACGCACGCTTTTCTCACTTCCAGCCCCGGACACTCCTCAACCTGCTGCACTCCTGCATCCTGGTAGAGCGGTTCCCTGTTAACTTTGTGTCCAAGGTCTTCAACCGCTACTTCCTCCAGCAACTACAAG AGCAAGGCTCAGGGGTTGACCGGATTGTTCTGGCACAACTGACCCAACTCTACATGACTGTGAAGCTTGAATGCCCTTTCTATGAG GGTCCGAGGCTCCTTCCTAAGTACCGTGTCAAGTCTTTCCTAACTCCTGGTCGGTCTCTGGAGACGCCGGTTGACGGACACCTCTACAACTATGTGAAAACTGGCCTGGTGGATCTACTAGGAGCCCGCACCTACTTCGCTTCCAGAGTCCTCACTCCATACTGCTACACGCTAG ATGTGGAAATAAAGCTTGACGAGGAAGGATACGTATTGCCTGCCAGTCAAATCGATGATATCTACAAGAG GATAGCAGTTTGCGTCGACGGCCACAAGAGGTTCACTGTGAACACAAGACAGCTGCTAGGGAAAGAGGCCATCAAGCAGCGGCACCTGAGGCTTCTGGGATACGAAGTTGTTCAG ATTCCTTACTATGAATTTGAAAATCTTTGGAACAAGACTGAGGTTGTTGAATACCTTCACAAGAAGATCTTCCCCCTCAGCTATAGGCTCAGTTGGTGA
- the LOC112227961 gene encoding charged multivesicular body protein 5, with amino-acid sequence MNRIFGRGKPKGPPPNLTDCIGNVDSRAESVDKKIARLDVELVKYKDQMKKMRDGPSKNMVKQKAMRVLKQKRMYEGQRDNLTQQSFNMEQANYTIQTLKDTKTTVDAMKIGAKEMKAAYKNVKIDQIEDLQDQLEDMMEDANEVQEAMSRSYGTPEIDDDDLEAELDALGDELLLDDDSSYLDEASTAPSIPEGIPSDRATNRDGVLVDEFGLPQIPAT; translated from the exons ATGAACCGTATTTTTGGTCGCGGAAAACCGAAGGGACCCCCACCAAATCTAACGGACTGTATAGGAAAT GTTGACTCACGAGCGGAGTCTGTTGACAAGAAGATTGCCAGACTAGATGTTGAACTGGTCAAGTACAAGGATCAGATGAAGAAGATGAGAGACGGTCCTTCAAAG AACATGGTCAAGCAGAAGGCAATGAGAGTGCTGAAGCAGAAGAGAAT GTATGAGGGCCAGAGAGATAACCTCACACAGCAGTCCTTCAACATGGAACAGGCCAACTACACAATACAAACTCTCAAAGACACAAAAACAACC GTGGATGCTATGAAAATTGGAGCCAAAGAGATGAAGGCAGCATACAAGAATGTGAAGATCGATCAGATTGAG GATCTCCAGGACCAGCTGGAGGACATGATGGAGGACGCCAACGAGGTGCAGGAGGCGATGAGCAGAAGCTACGGGACGCCAGAGATCGATGACGATGACCTGGAAGCAG AGCTGGATGCCCTGGGAGATGAGCTGCTGCTAGATGATGACAGCTCCTACCTGGATGAGGCCAGCACTGCCCCCTCCATCCCAGAAGGAATACCCAGTGACAGAGCAACAAACCGG GATGGAGTTCTAGTGGATGAATTTGGACTACCACAGATCCCTGCCACATAA